A window of the Erpetoichthys calabaricus chromosome 10, fErpCal1.3, whole genome shotgun sequence genome harbors these coding sequences:
- the colgalt2b gene encoding LOW QUALITY PROTEIN: procollagen galactosyltransferase 2 (The sequence of the model RefSeq protein was modified relative to this genomic sequence to represent the inferred CDS: inserted 1 base in 1 codon) encodes MQVAPGRALPPPHLRPQPESSRTPPSPRHSTMATGTALTLGLLLLSVARGLRPDDAGPPAESPLQKPTVMIAILARNSAHSLPLYLGCIDRLDYPKERLATLWAASDHNVDNTSVVLQEWLKNVQKLYHHVEWKNVQEPRSYPDESGPKHWTSSRFKQVMKLRQEALQSARELWADYVLFADADNFLSNPQILNLMILENRTIVAPMLESRSLYSNFXCGITSQGYYKRTPDYVPIREWKQTGCFAVPMVHSTFLIDLRKAATRSLAFYPPHPDYTWAFDDIMVFAFSARQAGIQMYVCNQVHYGYLPVPLKPQQTLEEEVDSCIHVQTDAMVDRPPIEPSQYVHVPMPSLDKAGFDEMFLINLKRRTARRDRMLRTLAILQIVPSVLDAVDGSALNSSQLQAMGIDMLPGYEDPYSGRVLTRGEIGCFLSHYHIWKEVVHRGLQSVLVLEDDVRFEPQFRKRLMSLMANIREAQLDWDLIYVGRKRMQIKKPEKSVPAVRNLVEADYSYWTLGYVISQQGALKLLRAEPLSKMLPVDEFLPVMFNKHPEVKYLEMFEPRDLKAFSAEPLLVFPTHYTGEPGYISDTETSTIWDNEGVTTDWDRQKSGKMQQQAHIGSSAQNREALQTQPVGGSAAAREEL; translated from the exons ATGCAGGTGGCACCTGGGCGGGCTCTCCCGCCTCCCCACCTCCGCCCCCAGCCCGAGTCAAGCCGCACGCCCCCCTCGCCGAGACACAGCACGATGGCCACAGGCACCGCTCTCACGCTCGGCTTGCTCCTGCTCTCCGTCGCTCGGGGGCTGCGGCCGGACGATGCCGGGCCCCCGGCGGAGTCGCCCCTGCAGAAGCCCACGGTGATGATCGCGATCCTGGCCCGAAACAGCGCGCACAGCCTCCCGCTCTACCTGGGCTGCATCGATCGGCTGGACTACCCGAAGGAGCGGCTGGCGACTCTG TG GGCCGCAAGTGACCACAATGTGGACAACACCAGCGTCGTGCTGCAGGAGTGGCTGAAGAATGTCCAGAAACTGTACCACCAcgtggagtggaagaacgtgcaGGAGCCACG CTCCTACCCTGACGAGTCGGGGCCCAAGCACTGGACGAGCTCACGGTTCAAGCAGGTGATGAAGCTGCGCCAGGAGGCCCTGCAGTCGGCGAGGGAGCTCTGGGCCGACTACGTGCTG TTTGCAGATGCTGACAACTTTCTGTCCAACCCCCAAATCCTGAATTTGATGATTTTGGAAAACCGTACAATAGTGGCACCGATGCTGGAATCTCGCAGCCTGTACTCCAACT TGTGTGGGATCACCTCACAG GGGTATTACAAGCGGACGCCCGACTACGTGCCCATCAGGGAGTGGAAGCAAACCGGCTGCTTTGCAGTGCCCATGGTGCACTCCACTTTCCTGATTGACCTTCGCAAAGCTGCCACACGTTCCTTGGCATTCTACCCCCCTCATCCCGACTACACCTGGGCCTTTGATGACATCATGGTCTTCGCATTCTCTGCCAGGCAAGCAG GTATTCAGATGTACGTTTGTAACCAGGTGCACTATGGGTACCTGCCTGTTCCTCTAAAACCACAGCAGACCCTTGAGGAAGAAGTAGACAGCTGCATTCACGTCCAAACTGATGCTATGG TTGATCGCCCACCCATAGAGCCCTCGCAGTATGTGCACGTGCCCATGCCATCACTCGACAAGGCAGGATTTGATGAG ATGTTCCTGATCAACCTGAAGAGGCGCACTGCTCGGCGAGACCGAATGCTACGCACGCTGGCCATTTTACAGATTGTTCCTAGCGTGTTGGATGCTGTGGATGGAAG CGCTCTGAACTCCTCGCAGCTGCAGGCGATGGGCATCGACATGCTTCCTGGCTACGAGGACCCCTACTCCGGCCGGGTGCTAACCCGAGGGGAGATCGGCTGCTTCCTCAGCCACTACCACATATGGAAGGAG GTGGTGCACCGTGGTCTGCAAAGTGTCCTGGTACTGGAAGACGATGTGAGGTTTGAACCACAGTTCAGGAAAAGACTGATGAGCCTGATGGCAAACATCCGGGAAGCCCAGCTGGACTGGGACCTGAT ATATGTGGGGAGAAAGCGCATGCAGATCAAGAAACCTGAAAAGTCTGTGCCTGCTGTTCGGAACCTGGTTGAGGCCGACTACTCCTACTGGACATTGGGCTACGTGATCTCACAGCAGGGGGCGCTCAAACTCCTCCGGGCAGAACCCCTCTCCAAGATGCTGCCAGTGGACGAGTTTCTGCCCGTCATGTTTAACAAGCATCCTGA GGTGAAGTACCTGGAGATGTTCGAGCCGCGGGACCTGAAAGCCTTCTCAGCGGAGCCGCTGCTCGTCTTTCCGACGCACTACACTGGGGAGCCGGGCTACATCAGCGACACGGAGACCTCCACCATCTGGGACAACGAAGGCGTCACGACAGACTGGGACCGGCAGAAGTCCGGCAAGATGCAGCAGCAGGCGCACATCGGCTCGAGCGCCCAGAACAGAGAAGCCCTGCAGACGCAGCCCGTGGGCGGCAGTGCCGCGGCCCGGGAGGAGCTCTGA